The following coding sequences lie in one Oculatellaceae cyanobacterium genomic window:
- a CDS encoding DEAD/DEAH box helicase produces MNQFSTSQDLNLKTLFPFDLDEFQYQAIAAFDAGRSVVVCAPTGSGKTLIGEYAIYRALSRGGRVFYTTPLKALSNQKLRDFRQQFGNDMVGLLTGDISVNREAPILVMTTEIFRNMLYGTRIGEVGTSLAHVETVVLDECHYMNDRQRGTVWEESIIYCPPEIQLVALSATVSNSQNLTAWISNVHGPTELIYSDFRPVPLQFYFGNPKGLFPLLDDYKKKINPRLIAKRKSDTSKGKGARPETPALGFIINQLAQRDMLPAIYFIFSRRGCDQAVEELKGLMLVNAAESAELKQRIDEFLARNPDAGRAGQVEPLYRGIAAHHAGILPAWKGLVEELFGRGLVKVVFATETLAAGINMPARTTVISTLSKRTDDGHRLLKASEFLQMAGRAGRRGMDTTGYVVTLQTRFEGAKEAAYLATAAAEPLVSQFTPSYGMVLNLLQTHEMEEAQELVERSFAQYTATQHLKPQVQAIADLNRELELIDSLLEPVNIELLQKYEKLQGRLKEERRLLKILQHQAEEVQAKEISMGLIQANSGTILSLKGKHVPVSSPLPAVLVAKVAGAGQFPYLLCLGKDNKWYVVTTNDVVGLHGKLPRLPSNLGVKDIEFLESPPELSFKPGQSRSGSNVTDAIATMIPHASVPAVAPEVTTQLKQVEMLKAEVDHHPIWQWGNPSTLLKRQSRRMGIQEEICKRQEMLQAKLAHHWQEFTDLIEILRRMGALQDLNPTPLGEAAAAIRGDNELWLGLAITSGALDELDPHHLAAAVCALVTETARPDSWTNYALSNQVIEALAELRNVRRQLFQLQRRYQVTLPIWLEYELVGIVEQWALGIEWFDICGNTNLDEGDIVRMLRRTVDLLSQIPHVPHISRSLQRNAIRAIQLIDRFPVNEVVPDS; encoded by the coding sequence GTGAACCAGTTTTCTACTTCTCAAGACCTTAATCTTAAAACCCTTTTTCCGTTTGATCTCGATGAATTTCAGTACCAGGCGATCGCAGCTTTTGATGCTGGTCGTTCTGTAGTCGTATGCGCTCCAACAGGTTCAGGAAAAACCTTAATTGGAGAATATGCAATTTATAGAGCGTTATCGCGGGGTGGTCGAGTTTTTTACACCACACCTCTAAAAGCACTATCTAACCAAAAACTGCGCGATTTCCGCCAGCAATTTGGCAACGACATGGTGGGATTACTCACTGGCGATATTTCCGTCAATCGGGAAGCGCCCATCCTGGTAATGACGACGGAAATTTTCCGTAATATGCTTTATGGCACTCGGATTGGTGAAGTTGGTACATCCTTGGCGCACGTAGAAACAGTTGTGCTGGACGAGTGCCACTACATGAACGATCGCCAGCGCGGAACAGTTTGGGAAGAATCAATTATTTACTGTCCCCCAGAAATTCAGTTGGTCGCTTTATCGGCAACTGTTTCTAATAGTCAAAATTTAACAGCTTGGATTAGCAATGTTCATGGGCCAACAGAATTAATCTACTCTGACTTTAGACCTGTTCCTCTACAGTTTTATTTTGGGAATCCCAAAGGTTTATTTCCTTTGTTGGATGATTACAAGAAAAAAATTAACCCCCGCCTGATCGCTAAACGCAAATCAGATACCAGCAAAGGTAAAGGTGCGCGTCCAGAAACTCCCGCTTTAGGTTTTATCATCAATCAGTTAGCGCAACGGGATATGCTACCCGCGATTTACTTTATCTTCAGTCGTCGGGGATGCGATCAGGCTGTTGAAGAGTTGAAAGGCTTAATGCTGGTAAATGCTGCCGAATCTGCCGAACTTAAGCAGCGAATTGACGAGTTTTTAGCCCGTAATCCTGATGCAGGTCGTGCTGGACAAGTTGAACCGCTTTATCGGGGAATTGCTGCTCACCATGCCGGAATTTTACCTGCTTGGAAGGGGTTAGTAGAAGAATTATTTGGGCGAGGGTTGGTGAAAGTCGTATTTGCCACAGAAACCTTGGCAGCAGGTATTAATATGCCTGCCAGAACTACTGTAATTTCTACTCTTTCTAAGCGTACTGACGATGGACACCGCTTGCTAAAGGCTTCTGAGTTCCTGCAAATGGCAGGTAGGGCAGGTCGTCGGGGGATGGATACCACAGGTTATGTGGTGACGTTACAGACACGATTTGAAGGTGCTAAGGAAGCGGCTTATTTAGCAACGGCGGCAGCAGAACCATTGGTGAGTCAGTTTACACCTAGCTATGGCATGGTGTTGAATTTGCTGCAAACCCACGAGATGGAAGAAGCGCAAGAGTTGGTGGAGCGAAGTTTTGCTCAGTATACAGCAACGCAACATCTAAAACCTCAAGTTCAAGCGATCGCAGATTTAAACCGCGAATTAGAGCTAATTGACAGTTTATTAGAACCTGTCAATATTGAACTGCTTCAAAAATATGAAAAACTCCAAGGAAGACTCAAAGAAGAACGCAGACTCCTAAAAATTCTCCAACATCAAGCAGAAGAAGTACAAGCCAAGGAAATTAGCATGGGACTAATCCAAGCTAACTCTGGTACTATCTTGAGCTTGAAGGGTAAGCACGTACCAGTATCATCACCGCTTCCAGCAGTGTTAGTTGCCAAGGTAGCTGGTGCTGGTCAATTTCCTTATTTATTGTGTTTAGGGAAAGATAACAAATGGTATGTAGTTACTACAAATGATGTTGTAGGGTTGCATGGCAAATTACCACGACTACCATCGAACCTGGGAGTAAAAGATATTGAATTTCTCGAATCGCCTCCAGAACTAAGTTTCAAGCCTGGTCAATCTCGTAGTGGTTCAAATGTGACAGATGCGATCGCTACCATGATTCCTCATGCCTCTGTTCCAGCAGTTGCCCCAGAAGTAACAACGCAACTGAAACAAGTAGAAATGCTCAAAGCCGAGGTAGATCACCATCCTATCTGGCAATGGGGTAATCCTTCTACATTGCTCAAACGTCAGAGTAGACGTATGGGAATTCAAGAGGAAATCTGCAAGCGTCAAGAAATGCTTCAGGCAAAACTTGCACATCATTGGCAGGAATTTACAGATTTAATTGAAATCTTACGACGCATGGGAGCGTTGCAAGATTTGAATCCTACGCCATTGGGAGAAGCAGCAGCAGCAATTCGAGGCGACAACGAGTTGTGGCTAGGTTTAGCAATAACATCAGGTGCGCTAGATGAACTCGATCCACACCACCTAGCTGCCGCAGTATGTGCTTTAGTTACCGAAACAGCACGTCCTGACAGTTGGACAAACTACGCCCTATCTAATCAAGTAATAGAGGCTTTAGCTGAACTACGAAACGTTAGGCGACAGTTATTCCAACTACAACGACGTTATCAAGTTACTCTACCAATCTGGTTAGAGTATGAGTTGGTTGGCATTGTTGAACAATGGGCATTAGGAATTGAATGGTTTGATATCTGCGGGAATACTAATTTAGATGAAGGCGATATCGTCAGGATGTTACGCCGAACTGTGGATTTGTTATCACAAATTCCCCATGTACCGCATATATCAAGATCGTTACAGCGCAATGCTATCCGTGCTATTCAACTAATTGATCGCTTCCCCGTTAATGAGGTAGTTCCTGATAGTTAG